GCGTGATTCGCGCCGAGCATCCGGCGATGTACTTCTGCATGCTCGCGCATGCGCTGCATCCGCCGCCCGGCTCGCCCGTATTGATGCAGTTGATCGCGCCGGAGGTCGGCGGCGACGCCTTCGGCCCCGCCCTGCTCAGGCAAGTCGAGATGGTGTTCTTCACGCCACCGGACGCGCAGGACGCTGGAGGGTGAGGCGCCCGGGCGGCGCGCCGATGCATTACACTGGCGGCCAAATTCACACGCTCTCACGCACATGTCCGAAGCTAATTCCACCACCGTCATTCTTGGCGCCGGCCAGGCCGGCGGCGAGACCGCCCTCGCGCTGCGTCAACTCGGCTATACCGGCCGCATCGTGCTTGCCGGCAGCGAAACCCATCTGCCGTACCGTCGCCCACCGCTCTCGAAGGCGTTTCTCGCCGGGCAGGCCGACGAGGCCAGCCTCCTGATCCGCCCCGCCGACGCGTGGGAGAAGGCAGAGATCGACGTACGCCTTGGCGTGACCGCCACGGCCATCGATCGCACGGCGCGCACCGTCTCGTTCGATGACGGCCAGACCCTCGGCTACGACCATCTCGTGCTCGCACTCGGCGGTCGCGTGCGCCGCCTGCCGATGCCGGGCGGCGATGCGTCGAACGTCTATTACCTGCGCGACATCGCCGACGCCCAGCGCCTGCGCGACGCCCTCGCCACGGGCAAACGCGTCGTGGTGATCGGCGGCGGGTATATCGGTCTGGAAGTGGCCGCGAGCGCCGTCAAGGCGGGCGCGTCCGTCACCGTGCTCGAAGCCGCGCCGCGTCTGCTCGCCCGGGTGGCGGAGCCCGACCTCGCGGGCTTTTTTGCTACGCTGCATCGCGAAAACGGTGTGGACGTACAGGTCGGCGTGGGCGTGAGCGCGCTGGAGCAGGATGCCAACGGGCAGGTCACCGCCGTGGTCGCCGGCGACAAGCGTCTGCCTGCCGATGTGGTGGTGGTCGGCATCGGCCTGATCCCGAATACGGAACTCGCCCAGGCGGCCGGCCTCGTCGTCGACAACGGTATCGTCGTGGACGAATTCGCCCGCACGAGCGACCCCGCCATTCTCGCCGTGGGCGACTGCGCTCACCACGAACACCCGGTGCTCGGCCGCCGCATCCGTCTGGAATCGGTGCCGAGCGCGAGCGAGATGGCCAAGGTCGCCGCGAGCGTGGTGCATGGCGACGCCCCCAAGGCCGTCGCCACGGCACCGTGGTTCTGGTCGGACCAATTCAACGCGAAGATGCAGATGGTCGGCATGACCGATGGCCACGACACCGTGGTCGAGCGGCGCCTGCCGGACGCCCAGGGCGCGGCCGTGTTCATGCTGTTCTATCTGCGCGAGGGCGCCGTGGTGGCCGCTGCGAGCATCAACCGTGCGCAGGAATTCATGGCCGCGCGCGAGCTGGTCGGGCGCCGCGCCGTGATCGACCCGGCGCGTCTCGCCGATGCCGCCACACCGCTCAAGACCCTGCTCACCGAACTCGGCCCGGCCGCCTGAGCCGAAACGGCGCCGTCAGACCGGCGGCGCCAGCGCCGGCAGCAGCAACACCGGACGGCCCGCGTGACGGGCCGTATCCTCGGCCACGCTGCCCAGCGTGAAGCGCCGGAAGCCACGCCGACCGTGCGTGCCGAGCACGATCACGTCGGCGTCGGCATCCTTGCCGGCAGCGATGATCTGATCCGCCACCCCCTCGCCTATGGGCTGAATCTCCCGCATCTCGACCTCGCCGGGCACTCCGGCCTCGTGCATCCTGCGAGTCGCCCAGATCCGCACCTGCTCGCCCACGGCGCGTACCGCGTCGAGCAGCGGTTGGGGGTCGAAGCCGGCAAGAAACGGGCCCGGCATGTCGAGCACGTGCACCACGCGCAACGATGCCGTATGCGTGCGCGCGAGCGCCAGCGCATATTCGAACGCGCGGCGCGCCGTCTCGCTGTCGTCCAGCGCGACGAGTACTCGCTCGTAGTGCCCGCCCGAGTCCAGCGGCTCGTGCGGACGCGCTTCGCCCGCGACCAGCATCACCGGCACCTGGGCACTGCGCAGGATCTGTTCCGCGACGCTGCCGAGCATGGCGCGACGCACGCCGCTGCGCCCGTGCGTGCCGACGACGATGATGTCGGCCGCCCACTCGTTGGCCTCGCGCGTCATCGTCTCGGGCACCGTCTCGCCGGTCGTGCGCAGGTCGAGCAGATGCGCCTCGGCGTCGATGCCCTCCTCACGCAGATACAGCACGGCGCGTGCCAGATGCTCCTCGCCTTCGGTCTGCATGTCTCGACGCACCTGTTCGAGATCGATCAGCTTGCCGAATGCGGACGTGAGCAGATTGACCGGGTCTTCCACCGTATGAATGACGCGTATCGTGTCGCCGCTGCGGGCAAAGGCAGCGGCCCCGCGCAGCGCGCGGCGTGACGACTCGCTTCCGTCGGTCGCCAGGAGAATGCGTTTGGACATGAGCAGCCTCGCATTGGAAATGACGGGAAGTGTCGGGCGGTCGCAGCGTTCCGAGGACCGGACTCACATAGGAGTCCCCCGGACCCACGCAGGAGTCGCTGGACCCACACAGGAGTCCGCTGAACCGCACCGCACAGTTCCCACTATACCGCTCGATGGGCGACCAAAACCAGTTCGAGCGGATCGCTGCTCCCCGCATGCAAACGTTGTTTGATGCAACGCAAACGACACAGGCCCGACATGGCGGGCCTGTGAACCGATTTCGCCCGCGGTGGGCTCAGCGCGCCGCGTCTCCCCAGCGGTAGGCGTGCGACGCCTCGTCGAGCTTGGCTTTCAGCTCGGCATCGAGCGTGTAGTCGATGGTGCCGAGCGTCTCGGTCAGTTGCTCGACGCGACTCGCGCCGATGATCGCCGACGTCACCACCGGGTTGGCGAGCACCCAGGCAAGCGAGAGGCGTGTGAGCGACTCGCCCGCTTCGCCGGCAATGCCCTTGAGCGCCTCGATGGTCTCGAATTCGCGCTCGTGCCAGTAACGCTGCTGGTACATCGCGCCGGCCTTGCCGACCGTCGCCGTGAAGCGCCCTTCGCTTGGCGCGGCATCGTGGCGGTACTTGCCCGTGAGCAGACCGCCGGCGAGCGGGTTATAGGGGATCACCGCCAGTCCCTCCTCGCTCGCGAGCGGCAGGAGCTCGCGTTCGATCTGACGGAACAGCAGGTTGTAGCGCGGCTGCACCGACACGAAGCGAGCCACGCGCAGCACGTCCGCGCGGCCCAGCGCCCGCGCCAGCCGATAGGCGAGATAGTTGGACACGCCGATGTAGCGCGCCTTGCCCGACTTCACGATCGTGTCGAGCGCTTCGAGCGTTTCGTCGATCGGAGTGTCGGTGTCGTCCGAATGCAGTTGATAAAGATCGACGTAGTCCGTGCCCAGTCGTTGCAGCGAGGCGTCGATGGCGTCGAGCAGATGCTTGCGCGACGCGCCCTTGTCCCACGGCGACGGCCCCATCTGGCCACATGCCTTGGTCGCCACGATGAAGCGGTCGCGCCGCCCCTTGAGCCATCGCCCGACGATTTCCTCGGTGCGGCCGGCGAGCGAAGTGTCGCTGCCCAGTGGATAGACATCGGCGATGTCGATGAAATTGACGCCCGCGTCGGTCGCGCGGTCGATGATGTCGTGGCTGGCGGCTTCCTCGGTTTGCAAACCGAAGGTCATCGTTCCCAGGCACAGACGGGATACGGTCAGGCCGGTGCGGCCGAATTTCGTGTATTGCACGGTAACTCCCGGAAGGTTCGGTTCAGGCGATGAAGGCGATATAAGCGATACAGGCGGTGACGCGAAACGGCGCTGCCCGCTCGCGCGGGCAAGACGCACAGTATGCGCGATTCCGGGAAATCGCGTGCAGGGCCGGCGCGCATTCCGAAAGTGCGCCGGCCCCGTTCCACCTATTCGAGGTCTATTCGAGCGACTTCAGATCGAGCCAGACGCCGTCCGCGCCGCGAATGAGCATCTTGCCGGCGTACTTCATGACGGTGGTCTGCTCGTTGGCCGATACGAAGGCCGTCCGAGGCAAGTCGTTCGCGTACGACGCGAGCGTCGGCGTGCCCGCAAACGGGTTGTTGGCCACCAGATGCGATACCAGCGTCATCAGCGCCAGATAGCTCGTGGGCGTGGAGATGGTCACGGGCGACGCATGGCCAGCCGTGGCGCCATCGCCGAAGCCGACCAGTTTCACGCCTACCGGCACATCGGTAATCTCGGGCAGCGGAATCTCGCGCATGCCCGAGATCTGCAGCTTGCTGCCGCGCAGCGCCGCGCCGTGCTCGGGCACGAAGACGACGACCGCCTTGCGCCCCGAACTGGCGATCGTGTCGATGAACCGGCCGAAGTCGTCCAGCATGGCCTTCGCCCGCAGCGGATAGCTCTGCGCGCTCGAGAGCTTCGAGCCGTCGAGACGGTTGCCGTCGTGCAGCGAGATCGTGTTGTAGTAGAGAGCCACACGCTTGTCGGGCTGGCTCAGACGTTGCTTCCACCACAACTGCAACACGTCGCCGTCCGAGCGGATCGGCGTTTCGTCGAACGCGCGCATCGACACGCGCGCGTGCGTGTTGTCGAACGGCGTGACGCCCGGCACGTTGAAGTTGTCCTTCACCTCCTGCATGAAGTTGTCGAAATGCCCGTCGTGGTTCATGGCGAGCGACGGCGTGAACCCCAATTGCTTCAGATTGCTCATGACGTAGCACTGCGGGCCCGCCGGATCGTACAGCGCCTTGTGCGTGGGTTCGCCACAGGCCGCGCGCAGCACCCGAATGGCCGCCGGACCACTGTAGCTTGCCGCCGAGTTGAAGTTCCTGAACACGAAGTCGAAGCGCGAGAGCAACGGTTGATTGGCCAGATCATCGACGTCCAGATCGTCCTGCGAGAGCGAACAGATGTGCAGGAAGATAATGTCGAAGTCGGGCCCGGCGCCGACCTGCGCAGGCATCGCGACCGAGCGCGGGAGTTCCCGCGTGTAAAAACCGTCGAGCGCCGCGTTGGGGTTGGCCGCCAATGGCACGTCGCCGTCCCCGACGACGAACTCGTTGCCGCCAGTCACAGCGCCGCCGGCACCGGCACTCGCATCGGCAGCGTTGCCCGGCGCGATGCCCTGGGCCGCCACCACCGGCGAGACCGCAACGAGCGCGTCGACGCGCAGCACGATCGGGACGAGCAGCACGGCGAGCAGCACGAACGTCGTCACGCGCACCCAGCGATTCACGATCCAGTACGCGAGCACGAGAATGGCAAGCAGCAACCAGTCCTTCGCCGGCAGGAATCGGCCGATCAGCTCAATGAGGTAGGAGAAGCGGAATTGCATGAGCGCCGGCAGTTGTTCGATGACGCGCTCGAATGGCGGCAGGTTCGAATCGTAGTAGAGCAGCGCGACACCCGCCGGGATGGCGATCACCTGCCGTGCGACGCGCAGCCAGCGCGCTCGCAACCGGATCGAGAGCAGCACCGCGAAAATGAAGTTCAGCACCACGTGAAAGCTGATGAAGCCCGCCCACAGCAACACCAGCTTCAGGATGAAATAGAGGTTCCAGATGCCCATCGTTCGGTTCCCTTGGTACCGGTCGCGTCCGGCTTACGTGTTGCTGTGTTCCGTCCCATCCAGGCTGCCCAATACCAGCCATGCAGCGCTTTGCGCTCCGATCCGTTCACCTCTGCGCCTGACGCGCCCCACGCAAGCGGCTCTGCCAGCGCGCCACCAGCTTGCCGAGCAGATAGTTCGCCAGGACCTGATAACCGCGCAGCCCCATGGCCAGCATGTCGAACAACGCCTTGATCGGCTCGTCGCGCGCGCGCTCGGCGTCCCAGTCGCGCCACGCATCGGCACGGCCGAACGTGAACTGCACGAGATGCTTGTCCTGCTCCGCGGTGAGCGGCCTGAACGCCAGATACACTTCCTGCGCCCGCGCACCGACCACGCTCACGGGAAAGCCGTACTCGCTTCCGCCGCGCGCGAGCGCCACATGCGCTTCGGTGCCCGGCGTCAGTTCAACGCTCACCGGCAGGTGCAACGCCAGACCGCCGCCCGAGAAGTCGCGCGTGTGGCACGCGAGCGTGCGCCCGTCGGGCAGATACAGCGTGGCGGGCATGCGCACCGACACGCGGTGCGTGCGGCGCACCTGCCGGACCTCGGTCGCCACGGCCACCGCCGAGCCCAGCACCGACAGGTTGAATGCCACCCACGCCAGATTGAATGCCAGCGCACCGCCCTCGTGCGCCGGTCCGTAGAAGAAGCGCAGTATTCCCGCGAGGAAACCAGCCACGTTGAAGCCCAGCAGCACCAGGTACGGCTTCGAGATGCTCCAGTCGAAGAAGCTCTGCTCGATGAGCCCGCCCTTGGTCGTCACGTTGAACTTGCCGTAGCGCGGGTTGACGAACGCCACCGTCGTGGGCAGCGCCACATACCAGGCAAGCACTGCCTCGTATACGTCGGACCAGAACGAATGGCGATACTTGCCCTGGATGCGCGAGTTCGCAATGTTGGCGTGCGCGATGTGCGGCAGCACGTACGCGCAGATGCTCAACGCCGCGGCCTGCACGATATGCAGACCGAAGAACAGGTAGCAGATGGGGGCGAGCAGGAAGACGATGCGCGGAATGCCGTAGAAGAAATGCAGCATGCCGTTCGCGTAGCAGATGCGCTGACCGAACGTCAGGCCGCGGCCGAAGAGCGGATTGTCGATGCGGAAGATCTGCGCCATGCCGCGTGCCCAGCGAATGCGCTGCCCCACGTGGCTCGACAGCGATTCGGTGGCGAGTCCCGCCGCCTGCACGACCTTGAGGTAGACGGTATTCCAGCCGCGACGGTGCAACTTGAGCGCCGTGTGCGCATCTTCGGTAACGGTCTCGATGGCCACTCCACCGATTTCGTCGAGCGCCGCGCGGCGCAGCACCGCGCACGAACCGCAGAAGAACGAGGCGTTCCAGAAGTCGTTGCCGTCCTGCACGATGCCGTAGAACAGGCGTCCCTCGTTGGGCACCGCGCCGCGTGTGGCGAGGTTGCGCTCGAACGGATCGTCGGAGAAGAAGTGGTGCGGCGTCTGCACGATCGAGCAGCG
The Pandoraea pulmonicola DNA segment above includes these coding regions:
- the bcsG gene encoding cellulose biosynthesis protein BcsG, translated to MGIWNLYFILKLVLLWAGFISFHVVLNFIFAVLLSIRLRARWLRVARQVIAIPAGVALLYYDSNLPPFERVIEQLPALMQFRFSYLIELIGRFLPAKDWLLLAILVLAYWIVNRWVRVTTFVLLAVLLVPIVLRVDALVAVSPVVAAQGIAPGNAADASAGAGGAVTGGNEFVVGDGDVPLAANPNAALDGFYTRELPRSVAMPAQVGAGPDFDIIFLHICSLSQDDLDVDDLANQPLLSRFDFVFRNFNSAASYSGPAAIRVLRAACGEPTHKALYDPAGPQCYVMSNLKQLGFTPSLAMNHDGHFDNFMQEVKDNFNVPGVTPFDNTHARVSMRAFDETPIRSDGDVLQLWWKQRLSQPDKRVALYYNTISLHDGNRLDGSKLSSAQSYPLRAKAMLDDFGRFIDTIASSGRKAVVVFVPEHGAALRGSKLQISGMREIPLPEITDVPVGVKLVGFGDGATAGHASPVTISTPTSYLALMTLVSHLVANNPFAGTPTLASYANDLPRTAFVSANEQTTVMKYAGKMLIRGADGVWLDLKSLE
- the bcsA gene encoding UDP-forming cellulose synthase catalytic subunit, producing MIGDALRSLYRLGQALLALRLRVPPRPDGRAPGVVQWVLAATLRSPRHQLWMRQTGNHVLARLAMRLDVRQFDMWREWWLRLFFQPARSGRPDPVGRAFAWINERATHRLGVPADAGFWQMVRALFWRTADQRPSFPPYVAWLAFREYNERVRQWLVQTLFGIPPDTPAELAHRFDRRLEHVMHWRLTSTVVALLGLVGVFWIVTTPFTPFDQLLFSICTLTLALVFRRLDSQYSVLVLIGLSLISTIRYVWWRLTQSLSFDTLPEALVGYLLVGAEMYTWLILLFGYIQTVWPLQRRITPLPPDAREWPSVDVYIPTYNEGLDVVRPTVYAACGIDWPPEKLNIYLLDDGCREAMREFAALAGVHYLTRPDNRHAKAGNINHALGKTQGEFVAIFDCDHIPVRSFLQTTMGAFLKDPRCSIVQTPHHFFSDDPFERNLATRGAVPNEGRLFYGIVQDGNDFWNASFFCGSCAVLRRAALDEIGGVAIETVTEDAHTALKLHRRGWNTVYLKVVQAAGLATESLSSHVGQRIRWARGMAQIFRIDNPLFGRGLTFGQRICYANGMLHFFYGIPRIVFLLAPICYLFFGLHIVQAAALSICAYVLPHIAHANIANSRIQGKYRHSFWSDVYEAVLAWYVALPTTVAFVNPRYGKFNVTTKGGLIEQSFFDWSISKPYLVLLGFNVAGFLAGILRFFYGPAHEGGALAFNLAWVAFNLSVLGSAVAVATEVRQVRRTHRVSVRMPATLYLPDGRTLACHTRDFSGGGLALHLPVSVELTPGTEAHVALARGGSEYGFPVSVVGARAQEVYLAFRPLTAEQDKHLVQFTFGRADAWRDWDAERARDEPIKALFDMLAMGLRGYQVLANYLLGKLVARWQSRLRGARQAQR
- a CDS encoding NAD(P)/FAD-dependent oxidoreductase, whose amino-acid sequence is MSEANSTTVILGAGQAGGETALALRQLGYTGRIVLAGSETHLPYRRPPLSKAFLAGQADEASLLIRPADAWEKAEIDVRLGVTATAIDRTARTVSFDDGQTLGYDHLVLALGGRVRRLPMPGGDASNVYYLRDIADAQRLRDALATGKRVVVIGGGYIGLEVAASAVKAGASVTVLEAAPRLLARVAEPDLAGFFATLHRENGVDVQVGVGVSALEQDANGQVTAVVAGDKRLPADVVVVGIGLIPNTELAQAAGLVVDNGIVVDEFARTSDPAILAVGDCAHHEHPVLGRRIRLESVPSASEMAKVAASVVHGDAPKAVATAPWFWSDQFNAKMQMVGMTDGHDTVVERRLPDAQGAAVFMLFYLREGAVVAAASINRAQEFMAARELVGRRAVIDPARLADAATPLKTLLTELGPAA
- a CDS encoding aldo/keto reductase — translated: MQYTKFGRTGLTVSRLCLGTMTFGLQTEEAASHDIIDRATDAGVNFIDIADVYPLGSDTSLAGRTEEIVGRWLKGRRDRFIVATKACGQMGPSPWDKGASRKHLLDAIDASLQRLGTDYVDLYQLHSDDTDTPIDETLEALDTIVKSGKARYIGVSNYLAYRLARALGRADVLRVARFVSVQPRYNLLFRQIERELLPLASEEGLAVIPYNPLAGGLLTGKYRHDAAPSEGRFTATVGKAGAMYQQRYWHEREFETIEALKGIAGEAGESLTRLSLAWVLANPVVTSAIIGASRVEQLTETLGTIDYTLDAELKAKLDEASHAYRWGDAAR
- a CDS encoding universal stress protein; this translates as MSKRILLATDGSESSRRALRGAAAFARSGDTIRVIHTVEDPVNLLTSAFGKLIDLEQVRRDMQTEGEEHLARAVLYLREEGIDAEAHLLDLRTTGETVPETMTREANEWAADIIVVGTHGRSGVRRAMLGSVAEQILRSAQVPVMLVAGEARPHEPLDSGGHYERVLVALDDSETARRAFEYALALARTHTASLRVVHVLDMPGPFLAGFDPQPLLDAVRAVGEQVRIWATRRMHEAGVPGEVEMREIQPIGEGVADQIIAAGKDADADVIVLGTHGRRGFRRFTLGSVAEDTARHAGRPVLLLPALAPPV